One window of Oryza brachyantha chromosome 12, ObraRS2, whole genome shotgun sequence genomic DNA carries:
- the LOC102699826 gene encoding 3'(2'),5'-bisphosphate nucleotidase isoform X2, which translates to MSQPATGNPYAAELAAAKKAVSLAARLCQAVQKDILQSDVQSKADKSPVTVADYGSQILVSLVLKMESPVSASFSMVAEEDSEELRKEGAEEILENITELVNETIVDDGSYSIYFSKEGILSAIDDGKSEGGPSGRHWVLDPIDGTKGFLRGDQYAIALALLDEGKVVLGVLACPNLSLGSIGNLNGGSSEDQVGALFSATIGCGAEVESLQGSPAQKISVCSIDNPVDASFFESYEGAHSMHDLTGSIAEKLGVQAPPVRIDSQAKYGALARGDGAIYLRFPHRGYREKIWDHAAGSIVVTEAGGVVTDASGNDLDFSKGRFLDLDTGIIATNKQLMPSLLKAVQEAIKEQNQAASPL; encoded by the exons ATGTCGCAGCCCGCCACCGGGAACCCCTacgccgccgagctcgccgccgccaagaaggccgtctccctcgccgcccgcctctGCCAG GCCGTGCAAAAGGACATTCTGCAGTCTGATGTTCAGTCCAAGGCGGATAAAAGTCCGGTGACAGTTGCTGATTATG GCTCTCAAATATTGGTAAGCCTTGTCCTGAAAATGGAATCACCAGTTTCCGCTTCCTTCTCTATGGTGGCTGAGGAG GACTCAGAAGAATTGAGGAAAGAAGGCGCAGaagaaattttagaaaatatcacCGAACTCGTAAATGAAACTATTGTGGACGATGGTTCATACAGCATTTACTTTTCAAAGGAAGGTATTCTCTCTGCAATCGATGACGGGAAGTCTGAGGGAGGTCCATCTGGGCGACACTGGGTGCTTGATCCAATTGATGGTACTAAAGG TTTCTTAAGGGGAGACCAGTATGCTATTGCACTGGCGCTGCTTGATGAGGGTAAGGTTGTTTTGGGTGTATTGGCTTGTCCCAACCTTTCTTTGGGATCAATAGGCAACCTTAATGGTGGCTCTTCGGAAGATCAAGTTGGTGCTCTCTTTTCTGCTACTATTGGTTGTGGAGCTGAAGTAGAGTCTTTACAGGGCTCTCCGGCACAAAAG ATTAGTGTCTGCTCCATCGACAATCCAGTTGACGCATCATTCTTTGAGTCCTACGAAGGGGCACACTCCATGCATGATTTAACAGGTTCCATTGCCGAG AAACTTGGTGTCCAAGCTCCTCCAGTTAGAATCGATAGCCAAGCAAAATATGGTGCCCTAGCCCGAGGTGACGGTGCCATTTACTTGCGTTTTCCACACAGAGGTTACAGAGAGAAGATCTGGGATCATGCAGCCGGCTCAATCGTTGTGACAG AAGCTGGAGGTGTGGTGACAGATGCATCAGGAAACGATTTGGATTTCTCCAAGGGGAGATTTCTTGATCTCGACACAGGGATCATTGCAACAAACAAGCAGCTGATGCCTTCACTCCTAAAGGCTGTACAAGAGGCCATCAAGGAGCAAAACCAGGCTGCTTCCCCGTTGTAG
- the LOC102699826 gene encoding 3'(2'),5'-bisphosphate nucleotidase isoform X1, which translates to MGSRQSRALQCEHICNAVQKDILQSDVQSKADKSPVTVADYGSQILVSLVLKMESPVSASFSMVAEEDSEELRKEGAEEILENITELVNETIVDDGSYSIYFSKEGILSAIDDGKSEGGPSGRHWVLDPIDGTKGFLRGDQYAIALALLDEGKVVLGVLACPNLSLGSIGNLNGGSSEDQVGALFSATIGCGAEVESLQGSPAQKISVCSIDNPVDASFFESYEGAHSMHDLTGSIAEKLGVQAPPVRIDSQAKYGALARGDGAIYLRFPHRGYREKIWDHAAGSIVVTEAGGVVTDASGNDLDFSKGRFLDLDTGIIATNKQLMPSLLKAVQEAIKEQNQAASPL; encoded by the exons ATGGGGTCAAGGCAAAGTCGCGCACTGCAATGTGAACATATCTGCAAT GCCGTGCAAAAGGACATTCTGCAGTCTGATGTTCAGTCCAAGGCGGATAAAAGTCCGGTGACAGTTGCTGATTATG GCTCTCAAATATTGGTAAGCCTTGTCCTGAAAATGGAATCACCAGTTTCCGCTTCCTTCTCTATGGTGGCTGAGGAG GACTCAGAAGAATTGAGGAAAGAAGGCGCAGaagaaattttagaaaatatcacCGAACTCGTAAATGAAACTATTGTGGACGATGGTTCATACAGCATTTACTTTTCAAAGGAAGGTATTCTCTCTGCAATCGATGACGGGAAGTCTGAGGGAGGTCCATCTGGGCGACACTGGGTGCTTGATCCAATTGATGGTACTAAAGG TTTCTTAAGGGGAGACCAGTATGCTATTGCACTGGCGCTGCTTGATGAGGGTAAGGTTGTTTTGGGTGTATTGGCTTGTCCCAACCTTTCTTTGGGATCAATAGGCAACCTTAATGGTGGCTCTTCGGAAGATCAAGTTGGTGCTCTCTTTTCTGCTACTATTGGTTGTGGAGCTGAAGTAGAGTCTTTACAGGGCTCTCCGGCACAAAAG ATTAGTGTCTGCTCCATCGACAATCCAGTTGACGCATCATTCTTTGAGTCCTACGAAGGGGCACACTCCATGCATGATTTAACAGGTTCCATTGCCGAG AAACTTGGTGTCCAAGCTCCTCCAGTTAGAATCGATAGCCAAGCAAAATATGGTGCCCTAGCCCGAGGTGACGGTGCCATTTACTTGCGTTTTCCACACAGAGGTTACAGAGAGAAGATCTGGGATCATGCAGCCGGCTCAATCGTTGTGACAG AAGCTGGAGGTGTGGTGACAGATGCATCAGGAAACGATTTGGATTTCTCCAAGGGGAGATTTCTTGATCTCGACACAGGGATCATTGCAACAAACAAGCAGCTGATGCCTTCACTCCTAAAGGCTGTACAAGAGGCCATCAAGGAGCAAAACCAGGCTGCTTCCCCGTTGTAG
- the LOC107303405 gene encoding uncharacterized protein LOC107303405: MATSNLVVEVTSADIPSSSNTSPANYFAEVCFNGQNARTAIKQDVAVWNERFCFDMRQRDKGPCGDLILEAAVYSYDQISDSKSLLGKVLLSDEYFHRHGANVDPVQYPLLNSTGHENGKVRLKLFLIDAADRILLESEGNNGLNDIYDYLFKSKDGYVEDDNVDQHGPVSLEPDDAAPTEINPNFEPGRLVERMQLLFVRVIKARKLPDMDANGSLDPYVEVQFGAFNRGVTKCLKRSKNPEWKETFAFSFQFQHGQTPNPGVDVIVNDKDVVKDDFVGKVHFDLKDIPTRSPDDDAPLEPTWYPLLDQCGTKLEQASLLLTIWIGSQADEAYRDVWVSLYSSKVYEKPNLWWLRVTIVEVQGVTVRHDDGAAADGRNAQRDTELRCRNHSLRVSSS, translated from the exons ATGGCGACTAGCAATCTGGTTGTGGAGGTTACAAGTGCCGATATCCCCTCAAGCAGCAATACCTCCCCGGCCAACTATTTCGCGGAGGTTTGTTTCAACGGTCAAAATGCCAGGACAGCCATCAAGCAAGATGTTGCTGTATGGAATGAGAGGTTCTGTTTTGATATGAGACAGAGAGACAAGGGTCCTTGTGGTGACCTCATTCTTGAAGCTGCTGTCTACAGCTACGATCAGATCAGCGACTCCAAGTCACTGCTTGGCAAAGTATTGCTGTCTGATGAATATTTTCACCGCCATGGAGCTAACGTTGATCCCGTACAATATCCATTATTGAATAGCACAGGCCATGAGAATGGAAAAGTGCGGCTTAAGCTGTTCCTTATTGATGCCGCTGATAGGATCCTGCTTGAGAGTGAGGGCAATAATGGGCTAAACGACATTTACGACTACCTGTTTAAAAGCAAGGATGGTTATGTCGAAGATGACAATGTCGATCAACATGGTCCAGTTTCCCTGGAGCCTGACGACGCTGCTCCGACAGAGATCAACCCAAATTTCGAGCCTGGAAGGTTGGTCGAGCGAATGCAGCTGCTCTTCGTGCGTGTGATAAAGGCTCGCAAGCTGCCGGATATGGATGCCAATGGCAGCCTTGATCCCTATGTCGAGGTCCAGTTCGGTGCCTTTAACAGGGGCGTCACCAAGTGCTTGAAGAGGAGCAAGAACCCAGAGTGGAAGGAGACTTTTGCCTTCTCCTTCCAGTTCCAGCATGGCCAGACACCCAACCCCGGCGTGGATGTTATAGTCAACGACAAGGATGTGGTTAAAGATGACTTTGTAGGGAAGGTGCACTTCGATCTGAAGGACATTCCAACAAGGTCCCCGGATGATGATGCGCCGCTGGAGCCAACGTGGTATCCACTGCTCGACCAATGCGGGACCAAGTTAGAACAGGCCAGCTTGCTGCTCACGATCTGGATCGGGTCGCAGGCTGATGAAGCGTACCGTGATGTATGGGTCTCATTGTACAGCTCCAAGGTGTACGAGAAGCCAAACCTGTGGTGGCTGCGTGTCACGATTGTTGAGGTTCAGGGTGTTACAGTAAGACACGATGATGGGGCGGCTGCTGACGGCCGCAATGCACAGAGAGACACAGAGTTGCGTTGCAGG AACCATTCTTTGAGGGTGTCCTCGAGCTAG
- the LOC121055973 gene encoding uncharacterized protein LOC121055973: MELALRMSVRNATRAATTWAASPVGRLVRIEVLVTISCCLLAVLVLLGSGRRATRSGAFRLAVWCALMLSYPAISYTIGLMQSAFVRNELIVVWGCFLLLLLGCADGIAAYSLNDSDQQARTILNQILQLVYVLFLLVSYVGALPLQLKVLLLLLWALSAIKLGMRVRSFLSAGRDSVLTVENKLIADYMSREHVYSGRNYDASTMKGYKYVVVGEADQKDGNGDYHPIDQSNLDRTIVTLEKVWECQGRLLSSNSDEAAASRLKDLCLSFAMFKLLRRRLGGYPLSEASFNKTRDFVKVGLLAAADGHERMYRVIEVELGFLFDFYYARYRSPRETLIPDTILFAAVLVASLCTLFSPAVLSHRARGNSVATGFDIWLTRIVIALFVMLESFQYLTLVFSDWHKVKMLCRYVREPSWWQTHPGLERALKLMCRVRLIRYWNNSVGQYSLLVACLPTAGGVRCLPLPKPMARFLVQSRMTHHRKLPEEVKHAVYLFLRSGLARVCHGEHALEKNGAPGVLYPRPIRQQERSAVQLILIWHIATELYDSKSQRAAPPPADRSVRQDHLVATTLSSYCAYLVSSAPELLPEHSYDTQLLLEGVQRRARESLQGCRSRDDMYDKLPAVPDSHPIDGHKDILVEGRRLCEELHKMPATMKKWKLLAELWVELLLSVAPSDNAAGHVKMLANGGELITHLWALLTHAGVVEKRVGIQNTSYPV; the protein is encoded by the coding sequence ATGGAGCTCGCGCTGCGTATGTCCGTCCGGAACGCGACTCGCGCCGCCACGACGTGGGCGGCCAGCCCGGTGGGCCGACTCGTCCGCATCGAGGTCCTCGTCACGATCAGCTGCTGCCTGCTCGCCGTGCTGGTCCTCCTcggctccggccgccgcgccacccgcaGCGGCGCGTTCCGTCTCGCCGTCTGGTGCGCGCTGATGCTGAGCTACCCGGCCATCTCCTACACGATCGGGCTCATGCAGTCAGCGTTCGTACGCAACGAGCTCATCGTCGTCTGGGgctgcttcctcctcctcctcctcggttGCGCCGACGGCATAGCCGCCTACAGCCTCAACGACTCCGACCAGCAAGCCCGCACCATCCTCAACCAGATACTGCAGCTCGTCTAtgtcctcttcctccttgTCTCTTACGTTGGCGCTCTGCCACTCCAGCTGAAAGTTCTCCTCTTGTTGCTCTGGGCGTTGAGCGCCATCAAGCTCGGGATGCGCGTCCGGAGCTTTCTCTCGGCCGGCCGTGACAGCGTCCTCACCGTCGAGAACAAGCTCATCGCCGACTACATGTCGCGAGAGCACGTGTACAGCGGCCGGAACTACGACGCGTCCACCATGAAAGGCTACAAGTACGTGgtcgtcggcgaggccgaccAGAAGGACGGCAACGGAGACTACCACCCGATCGACCAATCGAATCTTGATAGGACTATTGTCACTCTAGAGAAGGTATGGGAGTGCCAGGGGAGGCTCTTGAGCTCGAACAGCGACGAAGCAGCGGCGAGCAGGCTCAAGGACCTGTGCCTTTCCTTCGCCATGTTCAAgcttctccggcgccgcctcggcgGGTACCCGCTCAGCGAGGCGTCCTTCAACAAGACGCGCGACTTCGTCAAGGttggcctcctcgccgccgccgacggccacGAGAGGATGTACCGCGTCATCGAGGTCGAGCTAGGCTTCCTCTTCGATTTCTACTACGCAAGGTACCGGTCGCCCAGGGAGACGCTCATTCCGGACACGATTCTCTTCGCGGCCGTCTTGGTGGCAAGCCTGTGCACGCTGTTCTCGCCGGCGGTGCTCAGCCACCGCGCCCGTGGCAACTCCGTCGCCACCGGATTCGACATTTGGCTGACAAGAATAGTGATCGCGTTGTTCGTGATGCTGGAATCCTTCCAGTACCTGACGCTGGTGTTCTCCGACTGGCACAAGGTGAAGATGCTGTGCCGCTACGTCCGGGAGCCGTCGTGGTGGCAGACGCACCCAGGCTTGGAGCGAGCGCTAAAGCTCATGTGCCGCGTCAGGCTGATACGCTACTGGAACAACTCCGTCGGGCAGTACTCGCTCCTGGTCGCGTGCCTgcccaccgccggcggcgtccggtGCCTGCCGCTTCCCAAGCCGATGGCGCGGTTCCTGGTTCAGAGCAGGATGACGCATCACCGCAAGCTCCCCGAGGAGGTGAAGCACGCAGTCTACCTGTTCCTGCGCAGTGGGCTGGCCCGAGTCTGTCACGGCGAGCACGCGTTGGAGAAGAATGGCGCGCCGGGCGTCCTCTACCCGCGGCCCATCCGTCAGCAGGAGAGGAGCGCCGTGCAGCTCATCCTCATCTGGCACATCGCCACCGAGCTCTACGACTCCAAGTCGCAGCGCgcggcgcctcctcctgctgATAGAAGCGTCAGGCAGGACCATCTCGTGGCAACCACGCTGTCCTCCTACTGTGCCTACCTGgtgtcgtcggcgccggagctGCTGCCGGAGCACAGCTACGACACGCAGCTCCTGTTGGAAGGCGTGCAGCGTAGGGCGCGTGAATCGCTTCAAGGTTGCCGGTCCAGGGATGATATGTACGACAAGCTGCCGGCAGTGCCGGATTCCCATCCCATCGACGGCCACAAGGACATCTTGGTCGAAGGCAGAAGGCTCTGCGAAGAACTGCACAAGATGCCGGCGACGATGAAGAAGTGGAAGTTGCTTGCCGAGCTCTGGGTAGAGCTGCTTCTCTCTGTGGCTCCGTCGGACAACGCCGCCGGTCACGTCAAGATGCTAGCCAACGGAGGCGAGCTCATCACGCACCTCTGGGCGCTGTTGACTCACGCTGGAGTTGTGGAGAAGAGGGTCGGAATTCAAAATACTTCTTACCCTGTCTAA
- the LOC102699549 gene encoding FT-interacting protein 7-like: protein MPVPDRWFDLTRPAAAVQLEDSVDIANSRMRICLNVILDGRYHIVHDSRGYLDDTRPADRALWRAPIGRVHLGILRATGLPLRKNRSAMNPYCVAKYGDKWVRTRTVLDDGGAEHVFNEQHTWSVYDIATVLTVGVFDHCPDAPHREIGKVRIHLSSLERGRIYAHSYRLIILERDGVKRTGELQLAVKLSCGIALLRTYARPVLPRMHYTHPLSATENEELRSGAANVMALRFGRAEPPLRSEVVACMCSAAASGYHHWSLRKSKANFHRLVQLASPFVSLFHGVESVRSWRDPAATLLALAIFFVALWFHDLVPTMLFLCVVFKGVWNYRFRPTLPPYVDYRVSYLDVVHPDELDEEFDTFKSSREANLLRMRYDRLRMISGRVQTVVGDIASQGEKIRSLLSWRDPRATAIFQLFLLTAAVVVYLAPKKLLVGLAGLYIMRPPRYREKNTPSTIASFISRLPSNRDNLM from the coding sequence ATGCCAGTGCCAGACCGGTGGTTTGATCTTACAAGGCCTGCTGCGGCAGTACAGCTGGAGGACTCTGTGGACATTGCCAACAGCCGCATGAGAATCTGCCTCAACGTCATTCTGGACGGCAGATACCATATCGTGCACGACTCCCGAGGCTACCTGGACGATACAAGACCCGCTGACAGGGCGCTCTGGAGGGCCCCGATCGGCAGGGTTCATCTCGGAATACTGCGCGCCACTGGTCTCCCGCTTAGAAAGAACAGATCAGCGATGAACCCCTACTGCGTTGCCAAGTACGGCGACAAGTGGGTTCGGACTCGCACCGtcctcgacgacggcggcgcggagcatGTATTCAATGAGCAGCACACGTGGAGCGTGTACGACATTGCCACCGTGCTCACCGTGGGCGTCTTTGACCACTGCCCCGACGCCCCCCATAGGGAGATCGGCAAGGTACGGATCCATCTGTCTTCCCTCGAGAGGGGCCGTATATACGCACACTCGTACCGGCTTATCATCCTGGAACGAGATGGGGTCAAGAGAACCGGCGAGCTGCAGCTAGCGGTGAAGCTGTCGTGTGGCATCGCCCTCCTGCGCACGTACGCACGGCCCGTTCTGCCCAGGATGCACTACACGCACCCCCTGTCGGCTACGGAGAACGAGGAGCTCCGGTCGGGGGCAGCTAACGTGATGGCCCTCCGGTTCGGCCGGGCCGAGCCACCCCTCAGGAGCGAGGTTGTGGCGTGCATGTGCAGCGCCGCCGCAAGCGGCTACCACCACTGGTCCCTCAGGAAGAGCAAAGCGAACTTCCACCGGCTCGTGCAGCTGGCGTCCCCATTCGTTTCTCTGTTCCATGGCGTGGAGAGCGTGAGGTCATGGAGGGATCCTGCTGCCACCTTGCTTGCCCTGGCCATCTTTTTCGTAGCCCTGTGGTTCCATGATCTAGTGCCTACGATGCTGTTCCTCTGTGTCGTCTTCAAGGGCGTGTGGAACTACCGGTTCAGACCAACACTACCCCCATACGTTGACTACCGTGTTTCTTATTTAGATGTTGTGCATCCAGATGAGCTTGATGAGGAATTCGATACTTTCAAGTCAAGTCGGGAAGCTAATCTGCTAAGAATGAGGTATGACAGGCTGAGGATGATTTCCGGCAGGGTTCAAACTGTTGTGGGTGATATAGCATCTCAGGGGGAGAAGATCCGGTCATTGCTAAGCTGGAGGGATCCTAGAGCAACTGCAATCTTTCAGCTCTTCCTTCTCACGGCGGCGGTTGTTGTGTATCTTGCACCAAAGAAGCTTCTCGTGGGACTAGCAGGGCTTTACATAATGAGGCCTCCAAGGTATCGAGAGAAGAATACACCGTCCACGATCGCCAGCTTCATTTCTCGATTGCCGAGCAACAGAGATAATCTCATGTAA